Proteins from a single region of Phyllobacterium sp. T1293:
- a CDS encoding class I SAM-dependent methyltransferase, with protein sequence MSQDSAAKFDSSRAAEYARQSRIALAGYDACHELSACMLSAVLGAGTKARLLVVGAGGTAGEIIAAATLEPDWSFVAVDPSPPMLELAKAELAAAGLEQRVKTVLGHLAEISITPSFDAAIMIGVLHHLQDDEAKSEILTQIAARLRPGAPLVLAGNYRTYASQPLLMKAWATRWRMNGAGPEEIEVKMGKILQGAEPPESEEAIAILLSEAGFDTPCRFFSSLFWGAWLTRRISDGL encoded by the coding sequence ATGTCCCAAGATTCCGCTGCCAAATTTGATAGTTCCCGAGCTGCGGAGTACGCACGGCAAAGCCGGATTGCTTTGGCGGGCTACGATGCTTGCCACGAGCTTTCGGCCTGCATGCTTTCGGCAGTGCTTGGTGCGGGAACAAAGGCGAGGTTATTGGTCGTTGGAGCCGGTGGAACAGCCGGTGAGATCATAGCCGCCGCAACACTGGAACCAGATTGGTCATTTGTCGCCGTTGATCCGTCACCACCAATGCTGGAGCTGGCGAAGGCCGAATTGGCTGCAGCCGGATTGGAGCAGCGTGTGAAAACGGTCCTTGGTCACCTTGCCGAAATCTCCATAACACCATCTTTTGACGCGGCTATCATGATTGGCGTCCTGCATCACCTGCAAGATGACGAAGCAAAAAGCGAAATCCTCACGCAGATTGCAGCGCGTCTTAGACCGGGCGCTCCACTGGTCCTTGCCGGAAATTATCGAACCTATGCTTCGCAGCCGCTCCTGATGAAAGCTTGGGCCACACGTTGGCGGATGAATGGTGCCGGTCCCGAGGAAATCGAGGTCAAGATGGGCAAGATATTGCAGGGAGCCGAACCACCTGAATCGGAAGAGGCTATTGCCATTTTGCTCTCCGAGGCGGGGTTTGATACTCCATGCCGCTTCTTTTCCAGCCTGTTCTGGGGCGCTTGGTTGACACGCCGTATATCTGACGGTCTGTGA
- a CDS encoding MFS transporter, which produces MRTSHANYLFMGSLLTAAGYGATFLLTEHFRAFGGSEIDTGITLGGAMFGTLIGVPLVGWFAGRFGAARMGALGALAVCAGYIILASLKTLSPLIGGAGFLIGLGWGIFYLAAPMALSERVTDTERGFWFARYGAFLMAGIGGSPVIAGTLTGSLGFSTPAAFRLIAAACVLAAVLLWVFDRLAPKGAAVAPASFSEGWVRKLPDIARTRAIYPILMVGLGACVFGGILTFQTSLVRGTGLQASTFFSVYALTVVASRFVLAPVVNRANGDHVAIILLSLMILGVVVSFGFHYGVLVQIASAVLLGLGYGLVYAVIQTQAVNDGPIDQRNAAMTWFVIAYFVGIFGFPLLGGWMIVNFGTNGLLGAILAFAIAELAVALLRLRHGLYALPKEAS; this is translated from the coding sequence ATGCGCACATCACACGCCAACTACCTGTTTATGGGAAGCCTTCTAACTGCCGCTGGCTATGGAGCGACATTCCTCCTTACCGAGCATTTCCGCGCATTTGGCGGTAGCGAGATCGACACGGGCATTACGCTTGGCGGCGCAATGTTCGGCACCTTGATTGGAGTGCCTTTGGTGGGCTGGTTTGCTGGCCGGTTCGGCGCAGCTCGTATGGGAGCGCTGGGCGCGCTGGCCGTGTGCGCCGGTTACATTATCCTTGCTTCCCTGAAGACCTTGTCGCCGCTGATCGGCGGAGCTGGCTTTCTCATTGGGCTTGGGTGGGGAATATTCTATCTCGCTGCACCAATGGCATTGTCCGAGCGCGTCACCGATACAGAGCGTGGCTTCTGGTTCGCACGCTACGGAGCGTTCCTGATGGCGGGAATTGGCGGCAGCCCGGTTATTGCTGGCACACTGACGGGCAGTCTTGGGTTTTCTACTCCCGCTGCGTTTCGCCTGATTGCGGCCGCCTGTGTTCTTGCGGCCGTGCTTCTGTGGGTTTTTGACAGACTGGCACCAAAGGGTGCTGCTGTTGCACCGGCCTCTTTCAGTGAAGGCTGGGTGCGCAAATTGCCTGATATCGCCCGGACGCGGGCCATCTACCCGATCCTGATGGTAGGGCTCGGCGCTTGTGTCTTTGGTGGTATTTTGACATTTCAGACCTCGCTGGTACGAGGCACCGGCCTTCAGGCCAGCACGTTCTTTAGTGTTTACGCCTTAACCGTGGTGGCATCCCGTTTTGTATTGGCACCGGTGGTCAACCGGGCCAATGGTGATCATGTCGCCATTATTCTCCTGTCGCTGATGATCCTTGGCGTGGTGGTAAGCTTCGGATTTCACTATGGCGTCTTGGTCCAAATCGCCAGTGCTGTTCTGCTCGGCCTTGGTTATGGCTTGGTTTACGCAGTGATCCAGACACAAGCGGTGAATGATGGCCCTATCGATCAACGTAACGCTGCAATGACGTGGTTTGTAATCGCTTATTTCGTCGGCATATTCGGATTTCCCCTACTTGGTGGCTGGATGATTGTCAATTTCGGCACGAATGGCTTACTTGGCGCCATATTGGCCTTCGCGATTGCAGAGCTGGCCGTGGCGCTGCTACGTCTGCGCCACGGCCTCTACGCTCTGCCAAAGGAAGCCTCATGA
- a CDS encoding SDR family NAD(P)-dependent oxidoreductase has protein sequence MVDKLNLAGRKALVTGGARSIGANIAAALTAAGASVVIGDILDDLGRETAANLAAPGIKTGFVHLDVADDAQWANAIPSVIQQIGGFDILINNAGIEVTALVADIDAASLRRMLDVNVLGTALGMKHAFLAMRPGGPAGAGGAVVNISSVAATIAFPAIAGYSASKSAVDRMTRVAAVEAGKLGYGIRVNCIFPGLIANEMGIKLAEDIVAFGLAPDVATAVAGVIGQTPMGRLAEMPEVADAAVFLCSDAAKFVTGIGLPVDGGMGT, from the coding sequence ATGGTTGACAAATTGAATTTGGCTGGCCGCAAGGCGCTCGTAACTGGTGGTGCCCGTTCTATCGGCGCCAATATCGCAGCCGCGCTTACCGCCGCCGGTGCATCTGTCGTCATTGGCGACATTCTCGATGATCTCGGACGCGAAACCGCTGCCAATCTGGCAGCGCCCGGCATAAAGACCGGCTTTGTACATCTTGACGTAGCCGACGACGCACAATGGGCTAATGCGATACCGAGCGTCATCCAGCAGATCGGCGGCTTTGATATTCTTATCAATAACGCCGGTATAGAAGTGACCGCATTGGTTGCTGATATCGACGCTGCCAGTTTGCGCCGCATGCTCGATGTGAATGTCCTCGGTACAGCATTGGGCATGAAGCACGCGTTCCTTGCAATGCGGCCCGGCGGCCCGGCTGGTGCCGGGGGTGCTGTGGTCAATATTTCCTCAGTGGCTGCCACCATCGCTTTTCCGGCGATTGCCGGATACTCCGCCAGTAAATCCGCCGTAGATCGCATGACGCGTGTTGCCGCCGTTGAGGCCGGAAAGCTTGGTTACGGCATTCGCGTTAATTGTATTTTCCCAGGTCTGATTGCCAATGAAATGGGCATAAAGCTTGCCGAAGATATTGTTGCCTTTGGTTTGGCCCCCGATGTGGCAACCGCTGTTGCCGGTGTTATCGGGCAAACGCCAATGGGCCGCCTTGCAGAGATGCCTGAGGTCGCAGATGCGGCTGTGTTTCTCTGCTCTGACGCCGCCAAATTTGTCACTGGTATTGGCCTGCCAGTAGATGGCGGCATGGGAACTTAA
- a CDS encoding lipid-transfer protein, protein MSRQVVVAGVGTVPFSKPTAGRTYVQMGTEAIRLSLADAGLEYRHIRQVYAGYVYGDSCSGQRVAYESGMTGIPVINVNNNCATGSTALFLARQAVASGAVNCALAVGFEQMTAGALHNVFDDRPGPLDRFEQETNALIGDIGLPPALRYFGGAGLAHMQQYGTKLSTFAKIRAKASRHAVNNPHALFRTELSEDEVLASPVLWEGVMTRLMACPPTCGAAAAIICSRDFANRHGLSKPVRIRAQSMMTDTPSSLHAHDMRKVVGFNLTSNASEAAYDEAGIGPEDMNVVELHDCFAHNELISYEALGLCAEGASEAFVVDGRNTYGGDIVTNPSGGLLSKGHPLGATGIAQCAELVQQLRGQSGHGQVDGARLALQHNLGLGGACVVTIYGD, encoded by the coding sequence ATGTCACGGCAGGTTGTCGTTGCCGGAGTCGGCACAGTTCCCTTTTCAAAGCCAACAGCCGGACGGACCTATGTCCAGATGGGAACAGAAGCGATCCGCTTGAGCCTTGCCGACGCTGGCCTTGAATACAGGCACATCCGGCAAGTATACGCCGGGTATGTTTATGGAGATAGTTGTAGCGGGCAACGCGTAGCCTATGAAAGCGGAATGACCGGTATTCCGGTGATCAATGTGAACAACAATTGCGCAACCGGGTCCACTGCGCTTTTTCTGGCGCGGCAAGCCGTCGCGAGTGGCGCCGTTAACTGCGCTCTTGCGGTCGGATTCGAACAGATGACGGCCGGCGCACTTCACAATGTCTTCGATGATCGCCCCGGCCCGCTCGACAGGTTTGAACAGGAAACCAATGCGTTGATTGGTGATATTGGTTTGCCCCCTGCTCTGCGCTATTTCGGCGGTGCCGGTCTTGCTCACATGCAGCAATACGGCACGAAACTCTCCACCTTTGCCAAGATCCGTGCGAAGGCGAGCCGTCACGCGGTAAACAACCCGCATGCCCTGTTTCGCACCGAATTATCCGAGGATGAAGTCCTGGCATCACCGGTGTTGTGGGAAGGTGTCATGACACGTCTGATGGCATGCCCGCCTACCTGCGGAGCAGCTGCCGCCATCATTTGCTCGCGCGATTTTGCAAACCGTCATGGTTTGAGCAAACCCGTGCGTATCAGAGCGCAATCGATGATGACCGATACTCCATCCAGCTTACACGCCCATGATATGCGTAAGGTCGTTGGCTTCAACCTCACATCAAATGCTTCGGAAGCTGCGTACGACGAAGCCGGTATTGGCCCGGAAGATATGAATGTGGTCGAACTCCACGATTGTTTCGCTCACAATGAACTGATCAGCTATGAGGCCCTTGGGCTTTGTGCGGAGGGTGCATCAGAAGCATTCGTGGTGGATGGTCGCAATACCTATGGCGGCGATATCGTCACCAACCCTTCCGGTGGACTTTTGTCAAAGGGACATCCACTCGGGGCAACAGGCATCGCCCAATGTGCAGAACTTGTGCAGCAGTTGCGTGGTCAATCCGGGCATGGGCAGGTGGATGGAGCACGACTGGCCTTGCAGCATAATCTTGGTCTTGGAGGAGCCTGTGTTGTCACGATCTACGGCGACTGA
- the pdxR gene encoding MocR-like pyridoxine biosynthesis transcription factor PdxR — MTVEGSRRREGTSHLVTIGIDRASPVPLVRQLYLALRAAIIAGAMQPGTRLPSSRAGAQFWGVSRGLVIEAYETLLSEGYAVGRIGSGTFVSSDVPERSGRPGGEGWSGPERDRLLSRAARTVITTFHQPDPPPQVPFATGRTPPDEKTRAILNRIAHRHVGTLSDHYRNPQGEAWLREAVAAYLLAARGVRCLPDRIFITAGSQQAIDLAIRALLDPGDVVAVEDPCYPPARHALMAHGATLAPVPIDDNGIDVSALAALTVRPRAVYVTPSHQYPTGVVLPMARRLALLDWAATAGAWVIEDDYDSEFRYDGPPLAALQGIDEHHCVIYVGTFSKALLPGFRLGYLVVPDDLVPAFRAMRALLDRFPAPFQQLVVADFLAEGHFSSHLRRLRDAYRQSRDVLVSLLHERLFEHLKVSPPQQGVHLLARVRAKNDDTVLARGARDHGVSVLPISPMHIAPTSDQGLLLGFSALTDAEADIGTRRLAAVFADFKPS; from the coding sequence GTGACAGTTGAAGGCTCGCGCCGGCGCGAGGGCACATCACATCTGGTTACTATCGGCATCGACAGGGCTTCTCCGGTGCCGCTTGTCCGACAGCTTTATCTCGCTCTGCGGGCGGCGATCATCGCCGGGGCGATGCAGCCGGGGACACGGCTTCCCTCGTCGCGTGCGGGCGCACAATTTTGGGGTGTGTCCCGTGGCCTGGTCATCGAGGCCTATGAAACACTCCTGAGCGAAGGTTATGCCGTTGGCCGCATCGGCTCGGGCACTTTCGTTTCGTCCGATGTGCCTGAACGCTCCGGACGTCCGGGCGGAGAGGGATGGTCGGGGCCGGAACGGGATCGCCTTCTTTCCCGCGCTGCCCGTACTGTCATCACTACGTTCCATCAGCCCGATCCGCCACCGCAGGTCCCGTTTGCTACGGGACGCACGCCACCGGACGAAAAGACGCGCGCGATCCTCAATCGTATCGCTCATCGCCATGTCGGCACCTTGTCGGATCATTACCGCAACCCACAGGGGGAAGCGTGGCTGCGGGAAGCGGTGGCTGCTTATCTTCTTGCGGCGCGTGGTGTGCGCTGTTTACCGGACCGCATCTTCATCACGGCGGGGTCACAACAGGCAATCGATCTGGCAATCCGTGCTTTACTTGATCCGGGCGATGTCGTTGCGGTGGAAGACCCTTGTTATCCGCCCGCCCGGCATGCCTTGATGGCGCACGGGGCAACCCTTGCGCCCGTACCGATTGACGACAATGGCATTGACGTTTCCGCCCTCGCAGCACTCACCGTCAGACCACGGGCTGTTTATGTCACCCCATCGCATCAATATCCCACGGGCGTGGTGCTTCCCATGGCGCGCAGGCTGGCGCTCCTTGATTGGGCTGCAACCGCCGGGGCCTGGGTCATTGAAGATGATTACGACAGCGAGTTCCGTTATGATGGGCCGCCACTTGCCGCCCTGCAGGGGATTGATGAGCATCACTGTGTCATCTATGTCGGCACTTTCAGCAAGGCTCTGCTCCCCGGATTTCGTCTTGGCTATCTGGTGGTGCCGGACGATTTGGTTCCGGCGTTTCGCGCCATGCGCGCACTCCTTGATCGTTTTCCCGCGCCATTTCAACAATTGGTGGTCGCTGACTTTCTGGCTGAAGGACATTTCTCAAGCCATTTACGACGATTGCGCGATGCCTACCGGCAGTCGCGTGATGTGTTGGTGTCACTGTTGCATGAGCGCCTCTTCGAACATCTGAAAGTGAGCCCGCCCCAACAGGGAGTCCATCTTCTGGCGCGCGTTCGTGCGAAAAATGATGACACAGTGTTAGCGCGTGGCGCACGCGACCATGGCGTTTCTGTTCTGCCTATTTCGCCAATGCATATCGCGCCTACTTCCGATCAAGGTCTGTTATTGGGTTTCTCCGCTTTAACAGATGCCGAGGCCGATATCGGTACAAGACGTTTGGCCGCTGTCTTCGCGGATTTCAAACCATCATGA
- a CDS encoding oxidoreductase, whose translation MTTWFITGISRGLGKALAKAALAEGDTVIGTVRAGQFELDHNRGTLHILNVDLVDGSAAAASVTKAFEIAGQIDVIVNNAGYGLLGALEKASDADVERLFAVDVFAPFQIIRAALPYLRTQGHGHIINITSIAGRAPTTGSAVYAAAKYALEGLSSGLALEVAPLGIKVTAVAPGAFRTDFLSSHSIRKSDAEDAAYAETIGRSSAAFDTAAGRQLGNPDHAAQAIIALVRSDNPPLHLLLGSDALRRARSKLDQIADEIDAWETVTRSTDFENAE comes from the coding sequence ATGACAACTTGGTTTATCACTGGGATTTCGCGTGGCCTTGGCAAGGCACTTGCCAAGGCAGCATTGGCAGAAGGGGATACTGTGATTGGGACGGTTCGAGCCGGGCAATTCGAACTTGATCATAATCGCGGTACCTTGCACATCTTGAATGTTGATCTGGTCGATGGCAGCGCAGCGGCTGCCAGCGTGACGAAGGCGTTCGAGATAGCGGGCCAGATCGACGTCATCGTAAACAATGCCGGATACGGGTTGCTTGGTGCTTTGGAGAAGGCATCAGACGCAGATGTCGAGCGGCTGTTTGCTGTCGATGTCTTTGCGCCATTCCAGATCATTCGGGCGGCATTGCCTTACCTTCGTACACAGGGCCACGGGCACATCATCAACATCACGTCGATCGCCGGGCGTGCGCCAACCACCGGATCGGCAGTCTATGCTGCCGCCAAATACGCGCTTGAAGGGCTTTCATCAGGACTGGCTCTGGAAGTTGCACCACTTGGAATCAAAGTAACGGCGGTTGCCCCCGGGGCATTCCGGACGGATTTCCTTTCGTCTCACTCGATACGCAAAAGTGACGCTGAAGATGCTGCATATGCTGAGACCATCGGACGGAGTTCTGCCGCCTTCGATACCGCTGCAGGTCGACAGCTGGGCAATCCGGATCACGCGGCGCAAGCAATCATCGCCCTGGTTCGCTCCGATAATCCGCCTCTTCATTTACTGCTTGGCAGCGACGCGCTGCGCCGTGCTCGCAGCAAACTGGATCAGATTGCCGATGAGATCGATGCTTGGGAAACCGTTACCCGCAGTACTGATTTCGAGAATGCGGAATAG
- a CDS encoding LysR family transcriptional regulator: protein MDSLLAAHDYNQLRAFIAVAEFLSFTRAADSLGVSPSALSQMVRSLEERLEMRLLHRTTRNVSLTEAGENLLQRVKPAAFELGSAVAQARRSGENPAGTVKVHSFRSAARKHIEPILASFTERYPEVLLDITLDDEVIDIVAGGFDVGLRIGEVIERDMIAVRLGSELRQVVVATPDYLARHGYPEHPRDLVRHRCIRWRWPGRATPYAWEFFENETWFSVSVEGPLIFSDKEMALTATLKGIGIGFPIEDTVEDHIAEGRLISLLDPWCALFPGLFLCYPKQRHMAPALRAFIDALRAGQQKTGDMHAYQI, encoded by the coding sequence ATGGATAGCCTACTCGCCGCTCATGACTACAACCAGCTTCGCGCTTTTATTGCCGTTGCTGAATTTCTGAGTTTTACCCGAGCTGCCGATAGCCTCGGCGTTTCCCCTTCAGCTTTAAGCCAGATGGTACGAAGTTTAGAGGAACGACTGGAGATGCGCCTTCTCCACCGGACGACACGAAATGTGTCACTGACAGAGGCCGGTGAAAATTTGCTTCAGCGGGTGAAGCCTGCGGCATTCGAACTCGGAAGTGCTGTCGCACAGGCCCGCCGCTCAGGAGAAAATCCTGCTGGAACAGTAAAGGTACATTCGTTTCGATCTGCAGCCCGAAAGCATATCGAACCCATTCTTGCCAGCTTCACCGAACGCTATCCCGAGGTGCTACTCGATATCACGCTTGATGACGAAGTTATTGATATCGTTGCAGGAGGCTTCGATGTCGGCCTGCGCATAGGGGAAGTGATCGAGCGCGACATGATTGCCGTTCGTCTGGGATCAGAACTCCGGCAGGTTGTTGTGGCGACACCTGATTACCTCGCCCGTCATGGATATCCGGAGCACCCACGAGACCTCGTTCGTCATCGTTGCATACGCTGGCGCTGGCCGGGCCGGGCGACGCCCTACGCTTGGGAATTCTTCGAGAATGAAACCTGGTTCAGTGTCTCTGTCGAAGGTCCGTTGATTTTCAGTGACAAGGAAATGGCACTGACAGCAACGCTCAAAGGCATCGGGATCGGATTTCCAATCGAAGACACGGTTGAAGACCATATCGCCGAAGGAAGGCTCATCAGCCTTCTCGATCCGTGGTGCGCTCTGTTTCCAGGACTGTTTTTATGCTATCCCAAGCAGCGCCATATGGCACCAGCCCTGCGGGCTTTCATCGATGCCCTGCGAGCCGGGCAGCAGAAAACAGGCGACATGCATGCCTATCAAATTTGA
- a CDS encoding LysR substrate-binding domain-containing protein, giving the protein MAMGWLSHRLPDFITIHGPVDISLRGEEDPVSFERDLIDIRLSYGRFHYREHSTEEIAVDAVFPVCTPGFLAQHGPVNTTANLLALPLIHTDWGPAASSFPSWRSWFETALLTPGRDIQRGLTANSSKAALDLALGGLGVALGQGIYSADLIEKGLLIRPVRRVLELGQPYCLTIPQRSARKTAVSAFRSWFTNECLRSIKSPSLTI; this is encoded by the coding sequence ATGGCAATGGGTTGGCTCTCGCACCGTTTACCTGATTTCATCACCATACATGGCCCGGTAGATATCTCTTTGAGGGGTGAGGAAGACCCTGTTTCATTTGAGCGCGATCTGATTGACATTCGCCTGTCCTATGGGCGCTTCCATTATCGCGAACACAGCACTGAAGAAATTGCCGTTGATGCGGTTTTTCCCGTCTGCACACCGGGTTTTCTGGCACAGCACGGCCCCGTCAATACCACCGCAAATCTACTGGCCTTGCCATTGATTCATACCGACTGGGGACCGGCTGCGTCTTCGTTTCCCTCTTGGCGAAGCTGGTTTGAAACAGCGCTTCTGACACCCGGTCGCGACATTCAACGGGGCCTGACCGCAAACTCGTCAAAGGCTGCTCTTGATCTTGCGCTTGGTGGATTGGGAGTCGCTCTGGGGCAAGGCATTTATTCTGCTGACCTAATTGAAAAGGGCCTGCTGATCAGACCGGTAAGACGCGTACTTGAACTCGGACAGCCTTACTGCCTGACAATACCGCAACGAAGCGCCCGGAAAACAGCGGTATCGGCTTTCAGATCATGGTTTACCAATGAATGCTTGCGCTCGATAAAGTCACCATCCCTTACGATATAG
- a CDS encoding DUF5938 domain-containing protein, translating into MSDKRPVIVYGVSGYTGRLVCEYLREYNIPFIAAGRDKKKVQDVVDKIPGIETADYEVVAVEHNVEALTKLFRGAKVVSNMVGPFIKFGPEVVEACLAAGCHYTDTTGEQDWVLMAQDRWGDAFAKKGLLLSPNLAQMYTTGEIAANICLETPGLDTLDIQVFWKGFPTYASTQTIFTILKASWYYLEQNKYVEWDVTARADVAVPGQHETAIAVPWGGTAHPVWFKNDPRVANVRVLGGVLARPVMEGVVATTQMVKEKIKPLPPEEQEKALGEIAASLQAAMPPRENPRINTTVDSVHASGPLSRAHCVIHGNCNYKQTGVLQAYAAYSLLQTAPRKVGFASGCQAFGYRELLGQLRSFGLVAKPIVTVHD; encoded by the coding sequence GTGTCCGACAAGAGACCCGTTATTGTCTATGGCGTATCCGGCTACACCGGTCGTCTGGTTTGCGAATATCTGCGCGAATACAATATCCCTTTTATTGCCGCAGGCCGCGATAAGAAAAAGGTGCAGGATGTCGTGGATAAGATTCCAGGCATTGAAACTGCCGACTACGAAGTCGTCGCTGTAGAACACAATGTTGAGGCGCTCACCAAGCTGTTCAGGGGCGCAAAAGTCGTCTCCAACATGGTCGGCCCCTTCATCAAATTTGGCCCTGAAGTCGTCGAAGCCTGCCTGGCGGCAGGTTGTCACTACACCGACACAACCGGCGAACAGGACTGGGTTTTGATGGCGCAGGACCGCTGGGGCGATGCCTTTGCGAAAAAGGGCCTGCTTCTGTCGCCCAACCTTGCGCAAATGTACACAACAGGCGAAATCGCCGCCAATATTTGTCTCGAAACGCCTGGACTGGACACCTTGGATATCCAGGTATTCTGGAAAGGTTTTCCGACCTATGCCTCGACACAGACAATTTTTACGATCCTCAAAGCGAGCTGGTATTATCTGGAACAGAACAAATATGTCGAATGGGACGTTACGGCCCGAGCCGACGTCGCCGTCCCCGGACAGCACGAAACTGCTATCGCCGTTCCCTGGGGTGGAACTGCCCATCCAGTCTGGTTCAAGAATGACCCACGTGTTGCCAATGTCCGCGTTCTTGGAGGCGTTCTTGCAAGACCTGTTATGGAGGGAGTGGTCGCCACCACGCAAATGGTCAAAGAGAAAATCAAACCACTCCCTCCAGAAGAGCAGGAGAAGGCTCTTGGCGAAATTGCTGCGTCATTGCAGGCGGCAATGCCACCACGAGAAAACCCTCGCATCAACACAACTGTAGACTCGGTTCATGCATCAGGCCCGTTGAGCCGTGCCCACTGCGTGATCCATGGCAATTGCAACTATAAACAGACGGGAGTGCTGCAGGCATATGCTGCTTATTCCCTGTTGCAGACAGCACCGAGAAAGGTTGGCTTCGCTTCGGGCTGTCAGGCTTTCGGTTATCGGGAGCTTCTAGGTCAGCTCCGCAGTTTCGGCCTTGTCGCGAAACCAATTGTAACTGTCCACGACTGA